In a genomic window of Ralstonia nicotianae:
- the kdsB gene encoding 3-deoxy-manno-octulosonate cytidylyltransferase, with amino-acid sequence MSHAPFIAVIPARLASTRLPNKPLADIGGKPMVVRVAERAHQSSAARVVVATDAVSVADACMQHHIEAVLTRADHASGTDRLAEVATVLALPDDAIVVNVQGDEPLIAPTLIDNVAAHLRDHADCAIATAAHPIRAAADIFNPNVVKVVLDAAERALLFSRAPLPWARDAWTPAALDQPAAERPLPAMPVLRHIGIYAYRAAFLRRFPQLAAAPLEQTEQLEQLRAMWHGERIAVLTTDDAPAAGVDTAEDLARVRAAWSDLLSQDGP; translated from the coding sequence ATGTCGCACGCGCCGTTCATTGCCGTCATCCCCGCGCGGCTCGCCTCCACGCGGCTGCCCAACAAGCCGCTGGCCGACATCGGCGGCAAGCCGATGGTGGTGCGCGTGGCCGAACGCGCGCACCAGTCGTCGGCGGCGCGCGTGGTGGTCGCCACCGATGCCGTCTCGGTGGCCGATGCCTGCATGCAGCACCATATCGAGGCGGTGCTGACCCGTGCCGACCACGCGTCGGGCACGGACCGGCTGGCGGAGGTCGCCACCGTGCTGGCGCTGCCCGATGACGCCATCGTCGTCAACGTGCAGGGCGACGAACCGCTGATCGCCCCGACGCTGATCGACAACGTGGCCGCGCACCTGCGCGACCACGCCGATTGCGCCATCGCCACCGCCGCCCATCCCATCCGCGCCGCCGCCGACATCTTCAACCCGAACGTGGTCAAGGTCGTGCTGGACGCCGCCGAGCGCGCGCTGCTGTTCTCGCGCGCCCCGCTGCCCTGGGCGCGCGATGCCTGGACGCCCGCCGCGCTGGACCAGCCCGCCGCCGAACGCCCGCTGCCCGCCATGCCGGTGCTGCGCCATATCGGCATCTACGCCTACCGTGCCGCCTTCCTGCGACGCTTCCCGCAGCTGGCCGCCGCGCCGCTGGAGCAGACCGAGCAGCTCGAGCAACTGCGCGCCATGTGGCACGGCGAACGCATCGCCGTGCTGACCACCGACGATGCACCGGCCGCCGGCGTCGATACGGCGGAAGACCTCGCCCGCGTGCGCGCGGCATGGAGCGATTTATTGTCGCAGGACGGGCCCTAG
- a CDS encoding Trm112 family protein — protein sequence MDNRLLEILVCPLCKGTLQHDRAHNELICHVDKLAYPIRDGIPVMLADEARQTVEGTPVDPA from the coding sequence ATGGACAATCGCCTGCTGGAAATCCTGGTCTGCCCGCTGTGCAAGGGCACGCTGCAACACGACCGCGCCCATAACGAACTGATCTGCCACGTCGACAAGCTGGCCTATCCGATCCGCGACGGCATCCCCGTGATGCTGGCCGACGAGGCGCGCCAGACCGTCGAAGGCACGCCGGTCGATCCGGCCTGA